In the Muricauda sp. MAR_2010_75 genome, one interval contains:
- a CDS encoding DUF4440 domain-containing protein, producing MKKTQHILFAVLCMLFFTSELFSQTDKEQIVSIRNASNSALKSYDTKEVLSYLTDDALTTTGNGTLLCGKAELEQYILEGGKSKMYWIRDTKDIIINTKRGLAWETGVWNGYDPEKGEDSIVNGNYSAMWTKASGKWRIKSQLFVTLREN from the coding sequence ATGAAAAAAACTCAACATATCCTTTTTGCAGTGCTATGTATGCTGTTTTTCACATCAGAATTATTTTCCCAAACCGATAAAGAGCAAATAGTATCCATTAGAAATGCTTCCAATTCAGCACTGAAGTCTTATGATACTAAAGAGGTGCTATCTTATTTAACAGATGATGCATTGACTACTACGGGAAATGGAACGCTCTTATGTGGGAAAGCGGAATTGGAACAATATATTTTAGAGGGTGGAAAAAGTAAAATGTATTGGATACGTGATACAAAAGACATTATAATCAATACAAAAAGAGGTTTGGCTTGGGAAACTGGGGTTTGGAATGGATATGACCCAGAAAAAGGTGAAGATTCCATAGTCAACGGGAATTATTCAGCAATGTGGACCAAAGCATCTGGAAAATGGAGAATTAAATCACAGCTTTTTGTGACCCTGAGAGAAAATTAA
- a CDS encoding DUF6090 family protein, producing the protein MIKFFRKIRQKLLSENKFSKYLLYAVGEIVLVVIGILIALQINNANERSKSSDMVDLYKKNIISELQADIEEINRLDSLIKARKKSIQDYVDYYEQDELDIELLHDKINSAQLTLSDFNTKTYTVQDLFTTGNLKLFSPALKNAILEYKNKQDQRIQTQLKINDFQITKFNELEKHIDALYSNGFSTKEHSEVKGWANNLDSPQFRMQNNYIAGFMEYYNFQLGSIENAKVNSTELLNQLQED; encoded by the coding sequence ATGATTAAATTCTTTAGAAAAATTCGCCAAAAATTACTGTCAGAAAATAAGTTCAGTAAATACCTGCTCTATGCTGTTGGCGAGATTGTGCTTGTGGTCATTGGGATTTTGATTGCGCTCCAAATCAATAATGCAAACGAACGCAGTAAATCCAGCGACATGGTGGATTTATACAAAAAGAATATTATTTCCGAACTACAAGCAGATATTGAGGAAATAAATAGGTTGGACAGCCTAATTAAAGCGCGTAAAAAATCAATTCAAGATTATGTTGATTATTACGAGCAGGACGAATTGGACATTGAACTTTTACATGATAAAATAAACAGTGCACAACTTACCCTAAGTGATTTCAATACCAAAACATATACGGTACAGGATTTGTTTACCACAGGAAATTTAAAGTTGTTTTCGCCCGCTTTAAAAAATGCAATTCTTGAATATAAAAACAAACAAGACCAAAGAATCCAGACGCAATTAAAAATCAACGATTTCCAAATAACAAAATTCAATGAGTTGGAAAAACATATTGATGCCTTGTACAGTAACGGCTTTTCGACCAAAGAACATTCCGAAGTAAAAGGCTGGGCAAACAACCTTGATTCACCACAGTTTCGTATGCAAAATAATTATATAGCCGGTTTTATGGAATATTACAACTTTCAATTGGGTTCCATTGAAAATGCAAAGGTAAACTCAACGGAGCTGTTGAACCAATTACAAGAGGATTAA
- a CDS encoding EthD family reductase — translation MTTKSTLLALALIMIFGFAKNETAEYPKIEKGMIKMTIFYPNGEDVTFDMDYYINNHMAMAANLMGDDLKAMMIDKGLSGGTPDSPSPYVAVGYFYFESMEAFQNAMGPISDKLRADVPNYTNIQPVIQFSEVQTAQ, via the coding sequence ATGACAACAAAAAGCACACTCCTTGCCCTAGCCCTGATCATGATATTCGGATTTGCCAAAAACGAAACTGCCGAGTATCCCAAAATTGAAAAGGGCATGATCAAAATGACCATTTTTTATCCCAATGGCGAAGACGTAACGTTTGACATGGACTATTACATCAACAATCACATGGCCATGGCGGCCAATCTTATGGGCGATGACCTAAAAGCCATGATGATCGACAAAGGCCTTTCGGGTGGCACGCCAGACAGCCCATCCCCATATGTAGCCGTAGGCTATTTTTATTTTGAAAGTATGGAGGCGTTCCAGAATGCCATGGGGCCGATCTCGGACAAACTACGGGCCGATGTTCCCAACTACACCAACATACAACCGGTAATCCAATTTAGTGAGGTGCAGACCGCGCAGTGA
- a CDS encoding aryl-sulfate sulfotransferase, producing MNYRLFFAAIFSVFITFQSCKTEPEHQPAETTSEIRQWKPDDTRSITGVTEERGLILNSEKATPGYVLFQPSSSTETFIINKQGEVVHKWTGELNCMQSYLQDNGNLIRLDRDIDFPTFAAGGQAGRIREYDWDGNLLWDYEYATETELIHHDIEILPNGNILAISYEVISPEEAAAAGRDPEHTAKAGIWPDKIIEIKPQRPKGGEVVWEWRMWDHIVQDRDSTKPNYGIVAEHPRKINVNAGGGEGGPPMTEEQIEQMKKMGFTTSNATVDNQNSDITHVNAVAYNAELDQIVFSSPHLHEVYIIDHSISTEEAKGEAGDLLYRWGNPQNYGRGTEEDQVLYGQHDVKWIPKGYPGAGNLIVFNNDIPEPGNKLPSVWAAIMQAQSPDPQVKIEDLGNYSAVFEFSPPKDNSGSYEIKENAPFGPKEPQWDYMAPDKYSFYSAFISGAQRLKNGNTLIASGAKGRFFEVTPDKEIVWEYWNPYVHHYVLPDGSASQPTGPFIYGQFRATQFMPDFPGFEGKDLKPIQPQPETFEFKMPPPPENANAQ from the coding sequence ATGAATTACAGATTATTCTTTGCAGCCATTTTTTCGGTCTTTATTACATTTCAATCCTGTAAGACCGAACCCGAACACCAACCCGCTGAAACCACTTCCGAAATTCGGCAATGGAAACCTGATGATACTCGAAGTATAACCGGCGTAACTGAAGAGAGGGGATTGATCCTTAACTCTGAAAAGGCCACTCCAGGTTATGTTCTATTCCAGCCTTCAAGCAGTACGGAAACCTTCATTATTAATAAGCAAGGCGAAGTGGTGCATAAATGGACTGGAGAATTAAATTGTATGCAATCCTACCTTCAGGATAACGGAAACCTTATCCGGCTTGATCGTGATATTGATTTCCCAACCTTCGCGGCTGGTGGACAGGCAGGACGTATCCGAGAGTATGATTGGGATGGAAATCTGCTTTGGGATTATGAATATGCCACAGAAACTGAACTGATTCATCATGATATTGAAATACTGCCCAATGGAAATATTCTAGCCATAAGCTATGAGGTAATATCGCCAGAGGAAGCGGCTGCAGCTGGTAGGGACCCAGAGCACACCGCTAAGGCGGGCATTTGGCCAGATAAAATTATTGAGATTAAACCTCAGAGACCGAAAGGTGGAGAGGTGGTATGGGAATGGCGGATGTGGGACCACATTGTTCAAGACCGCGATTCCACTAAGCCTAACTACGGAATAGTTGCTGAACATCCCCGAAAAATTAATGTGAATGCCGGTGGGGGCGAGGGAGGCCCACCAATGACCGAAGAGCAGATAGAGCAAATGAAGAAAATGGGATTTACAACCTCCAACGCTACCGTGGACAATCAAAATTCTGATATCACCCACGTTAACGCCGTGGCGTATAATGCAGAGTTAGATCAAATTGTCTTTAGCTCTCCCCACTTACATGAAGTTTATATTATTGATCATAGCATCAGCACTGAAGAAGCCAAAGGTGAAGCGGGAGACCTCCTGTACCGATGGGGCAATCCCCAAAATTATGGTCGAGGTACCGAAGAAGATCAAGTTCTTTATGGACAACATGATGTAAAGTGGATTCCAAAAGGATATCCAGGTGCTGGAAACTTAATTGTCTTTAATAATGATATTCCTGAACCGGGGAACAAGCTGCCTTCGGTATGGGCAGCAATTATGCAAGCCCAATCTCCTGACCCCCAAGTAAAAATTGAGGATCTAGGGAATTATAGTGCCGTTTTTGAATTTTCACCTCCGAAGGACAATAGCGGTTCCTATGAAATCAAAGAAAATGCCCCATTCGGTCCAAAGGAACCTCAGTGGGATTATATGGCACCTGATAAATACTCATTTTACTCCGCCTTTATTTCAGGGGCACAACGTTTAAAAAATGGGAATACGCTAATCGCTTCGGGTGCAAAAGGACGTTTTTTTGAGGTAACACCCGATAAGGAAATTGTATGGGAATACTGGAATCCGTATGTGCATCATTACGTATTGCCCGATGGTTCAGCCTCCCAACCTACAGGGCCATTTATTTATGGCCAGTTTAGGGCCACCCAGTTTATGCCAGATTTTCCCGGTTTTGAAGGGAAGGATTTAAAACCGATTCAGCCTCAACCCGAAACATTCGAGTTTAAGATGCCACCACCACCTGAAAATGCCAACGCTCAATAA
- a CDS encoding DUF6090 family protein, protein MIKFFRKIRQKLLSENKFSKYLLYAVGEIVLVVIGILLALQINNWNQQRIENKQEIEILISINDEFRYNLRELDRSIKINKKVAQSCLELTKLIRLDSISKVPEIVDSLLVNIGDFNSFDARIGVTEEIVNSGKLSILENDEIRNHLGNWLKILADDEEDVLFRSDNYTMNLMPFLMKRFPLSNGELTKKLEFDKNNYLVTYKEKSPFKMNLSTEDLMQFENQVWHHKHNHDYVVINELNIRDFVTTTIKMIEEELNKKK, encoded by the coding sequence ATGATCAAATTCTTTAGAAAAATTCGCCAAAAACTACTGTCGGAAAATAAGTTCAGTAAATACCTGCTCTATGCCGTTGGAGAAATTGTGCTTGTGGTCATTGGAATTTTATTGGCACTTCAAATTAACAACTGGAATCAACAACGGATTGAAAACAAACAGGAGATAGAAATACTGATCTCGATAAATGATGAGTTTCGATATAACTTAAGAGAACTTGACCGATCAATAAAAATTAATAAAAAAGTCGCTCAATCTTGCCTGGAATTAACAAAACTCATTAGACTGGACTCTATAAGCAAAGTACCGGAAATTGTTGACTCCTTACTCGTAAACATAGGTGATTTTAATTCATTCGATGCTAGAATTGGAGTAACGGAAGAAATTGTAAATTCAGGTAAATTAAGCATATTAGAAAATGATGAGATTCGAAATCACCTAGGTAACTGGCTAAAAATTCTAGCTGATGACGAAGAAGATGTTCTTTTCAGATCAGACAATTATACAATGAACTTGATGCCGTTTTTAATGAAACGATTTCCTCTATCAAACGGGGAACTCACAAAAAAATTGGAGTTTGATAAGAATAATTATTTGGTTACCTATAAAGAAAAGTCACCATTCAAGATGAACTTATCAACAGAAGATTTAATGCAATTTGAGAATCAAGTTTGGCATCATAAACATAATCATGACTATGTTGTTATAAATGAACTTAACATTAGAGACTTTGTGACTACAACAATAAAGATGATAGAAGAAGAACTAAATAAAAAGAAATAA
- a CDS encoding thiol-disulfide oxidoreductase DCC family protein has translation MEEGKKIILFDGVCNLCNSSVQFVIKRDKKDLFRYAALQSTIGEKLVAERNIDTSQVDSIVLIEPGVAYYTKSDAALEIAQDLGGLWKLMGIFTWIPTSIRNAIYDFVARNRYKWFGKQESCMIPTPELKAKFLG, from the coding sequence ATGGAAGAGGGCAAGAAAATTATTCTTTTCGATGGTGTATGCAATCTATGCAATAGTTCGGTCCAGTTTGTAATCAAACGGGACAAAAAAGACCTGTTCCGTTACGCCGCCCTACAAAGTACAATTGGGGAAAAGTTGGTGGCAGAACGCAACATTGATACCAGTCAGGTAGATTCCATAGTTCTCATAGAACCGGGAGTGGCCTACTACACCAAATCAGATGCTGCACTTGAGATTGCGCAAGACCTGGGCGGTCTTTGGAAGTTGATGGGGATTTTCACCTGGATCCCCACCTCCATCCGTAATGCTATTTACGACTTTGTGGCTCGAAACCGCTACAAATGGTTTGGCAAACAGGAATCCTGTATGATTCCCACTCCGGAGCTAAAGGCCAAGTTTTTAGGATAA
- a CDS encoding sulfotransferase family protein: MSIKIIGAGFPRTGTTTLKRSLEILYCDRVYHMKELLVNPVQLKYWKELSETGTTQWDELYNGFDGTVDFPGYPWYKEHMKQYPDAKVILTVRDFDAWYKSVDSTVYRAGPQTPGEKIKMLFKLVTTPRIKKVVDCIKFFKKTFFVGEMSGQFEDKEHAKMVWDKHIESVKDHVPNDKLLVYDVRDGWAPLCKFLGVEEPAEPLPHLNKKENFKEMLPKLMKGQMA, from the coding sequence ATGTCTATTAAAATAATAGGAGCGGGTTTTCCCCGTACGGGAACAACAACGCTAAAACGTTCACTGGAAATTCTATACTGTGATAGGGTTTATCACATGAAGGAATTATTGGTTAACCCGGTTCAACTTAAATACTGGAAAGAGCTCTCTGAAACGGGAACAACCCAATGGGACGAGCTATACAATGGCTTTGACGGTACGGTTGATTTCCCAGGGTATCCTTGGTACAAAGAACACATGAAACAATATCCAGATGCCAAAGTGATACTTACCGTGAGGGATTTTGATGCGTGGTACAAAAGCGTGGACAGTACAGTCTACAGAGCCGGCCCGCAGACACCTGGGGAAAAGATAAAGATGTTGTTCAAATTAGTGACTACTCCCCGCATTAAGAAAGTAGTGGACTGTATTAAATTTTTCAAGAAAACATTTTTCGTGGGAGAAATGAGTGGACAGTTTGAAGATAAGGAACATGCCAAAATGGTGTGGGATAAACATATTGAAAGTGTTAAGGACCATGTGCCAAACGATAAACTTTTGGTTTATGATGTTCGTGATGGATGGGCCCCCTTATGCAAATTTCTCGGGGTTGAAGAACCTGCTGAACCACTGCCACATCTCAACAAAAAAGAAAATTTTAAGGAGATGCTTCCTAAATTGATGAAAGGTCAGATGGCTTAA
- a CDS encoding S10 family peptidase has product MKKSILAFAFVFFIVNAFSQEKETQKDIPEAETFTSTQSVTINGRTTQLATETGTVQLRDENDEPIALFGFTHYQKTNPSNNRPIVFAFNGGPLSASFWLHFGVLGPKRIETNDPSYSKPAPYKVVNNEFSILDKADLVMIDPIGVGFSRPVGDAKWEDFWGVDQDIRSIGLFIEQFLIRTGKMNSPKYLLGESYGTFRNAGLVKHLQDKGIAMNGVIMVSAVFDLQHLLFGPGDDTAYLIHFPTYAATAWYHNKIKNKGANLESFLDEVRAFTQNEYAPALLKGDQLSASEKNAMAQKLADYSGLSQDFYLKADLRVTNEEYFQELLRDEGKTVGRLDSRYVGINEDPLSQNSFTDPQSDAISTPYIAAFKDYLYNDLKVRKDLTYTTTAGSRKGFKWDWKHNGNIIWNMQVATSTLPDMTSAMKRNPNLKILILNGYYDLATVFFGVEHSINHMGLDAELKKNIIMKYYEAGHMMYTHLPSMEKFKNDVDEFIDETSN; this is encoded by the coding sequence ATGAAAAAATCAATCCTGGCATTTGCTTTCGTTTTCTTTATAGTTAATGCATTTTCACAAGAAAAAGAAACTCAAAAGGACATTCCCGAAGCCGAAACATTTACTTCCACGCAGTCGGTCACCATTAATGGCCGAACTACACAATTGGCCACGGAAACAGGTACGGTTCAGCTAAGGGATGAAAATGATGAACCCATTGCGTTGTTTGGTTTTACACATTACCAAAAGACAAATCCATCCAATAATCGACCCATTGTATTTGCTTTCAATGGAGGTCCATTATCAGCCTCTTTTTGGCTTCATTTTGGGGTATTGGGCCCTAAACGAATTGAAACCAACGACCCTTCGTATTCCAAACCTGCTCCGTACAAGGTGGTTAATAATGAATTTTCCATTTTAGATAAGGCCGACTTGGTTATGATTGATCCCATTGGCGTTGGTTTCAGTAGACCTGTGGGTGATGCCAAATGGGAGGATTTTTGGGGCGTTGACCAAGATATTCGAAGTATTGGGCTCTTTATTGAACAGTTCCTTATAAGAACAGGCAAAATGAATTCGCCAAAATATCTTTTGGGCGAGAGCTATGGCACCTTCAGAAATGCAGGGTTGGTCAAACACCTTCAGGATAAGGGTATAGCTATGAACGGGGTGATCATGGTTTCGGCAGTATTTGACTTGCAGCATCTGCTTTTTGGACCAGGTGACGATACCGCTTACCTGATTCATTTTCCAACCTATGCTGCCACGGCTTGGTATCACAATAAAATAAAGAACAAGGGAGCCAATCTAGAATCCTTTTTGGATGAGGTTCGTGCATTCACTCAAAATGAATATGCCCCGGCCCTGCTCAAAGGAGACCAGTTGAGTGCCTCGGAAAAAAATGCAATGGCCCAAAAACTGGCAGACTATTCAGGGTTGAGTCAAGATTTTTATCTAAAGGCAGATTTAAGGGTCACCAATGAAGAATATTTTCAGGAATTGCTAAGAGACGAAGGCAAAACCGTAGGAAGATTGGATTCCCGGTATGTGGGAATCAACGAAGACCCATTATCCCAAAACTCGTTCACAGACCCACAAAGTGATGCGATTTCCACGCCTTACATTGCCGCATTCAAGGATTATCTGTACAATGACCTAAAGGTGAGAAAAGATTTGACCTACACTACCACTGCTGGGTCACGTAAAGGTTTTAAATGGGACTGGAAGCACAATGGAAACATTATTTGGAACATGCAAGTGGCCACCTCTACTCTACCTGACATGACCTCAGCCATGAAGCGAAACCCCAATCTCAAAATTTTGATTTTAAATGGGTACTACGATTTGGCCACCGTATTTTTTGGTGTGGAACATTCTATCAACCATATGGGCTTGGATGCGGAACTGAAGAAGAACATCATTATGAAATATTATGAAGCCGGCCACATGATGTACACGCACCTGCCTTCCATGGAAAAATTCAAAAATGATGTAGATGAATTCATCGATGAAACTTCCAATTAA
- a CDS encoding dicarboxylate/amino acid:cation symporter, with the protein MRKLELHWQILIGMLLGILFGFAMTQVTWGIDFVSDWIQPLGTIFVKLLKLIAIPLILASLVKGVSDLKDISKFKSIGLRTIGTYIVTTVVAITIGLLLVNVLQPGNGISEETVTKLTDTYAGDAGVTSKLEEASRQKESGPLQFLIDMVPDNAFSAMSDNGLMLQVIFFAIMLAISMLLIGEKKAKPLKDFFDALNDVVLKMVDLIMLTAPYAVFALLAGVVVSSSDPDLLLALLKYAGVVVLGLLLMIVFYTIIVSAYTKKNPFWFLKEISPAQLLAFSTSSSAATLPVTMERVEEHIGVDKEVSSFVLPVGATINMDGTSLYQGVAAVFISQALGFDLTFSGQLTIILTALLASIGSAAVPGAGMVMLVIVLESIGFPADKLAIGLALIFAVDRPLDMCRTVVNVTGDATVSMIVAKSVGKLGEPHVEEWDDHLDELK; encoded by the coding sequence GTAAACTTGAACTGCACTGGCAGATTCTTATCGGGATGCTTTTGGGTATCCTATTTGGATTTGCAATGACCCAGGTAACTTGGGGGATAGATTTTGTTTCAGATTGGATCCAGCCTTTAGGAACCATTTTTGTAAAACTGCTCAAACTGATAGCCATTCCGCTTATTTTGGCATCATTGGTCAAGGGAGTTTCTGACTTAAAGGATATTTCAAAATTCAAAAGCATTGGTTTGCGAACTATTGGCACTTATATCGTCACCACGGTGGTGGCCATCACCATTGGTCTTCTTTTGGTGAACGTACTTCAACCCGGTAATGGCATTTCGGAAGAAACAGTGACCAAACTTACGGATACCTATGCTGGAGATGCTGGGGTTACCTCTAAGTTGGAAGAAGCCTCTCGGCAAAAGGAAAGCGGCCCCCTGCAATTTTTGATTGACATGGTCCCAGACAATGCTTTTTCGGCTATGAGCGATAACGGATTAATGCTCCAAGTGATATTTTTTGCCATCATGTTGGCCATTTCCATGCTCTTGATCGGGGAGAAAAAGGCAAAACCCTTAAAAGATTTTTTCGATGCCCTTAACGATGTGGTCCTTAAAATGGTGGATTTGATCATGCTCACGGCACCTTACGCTGTATTTGCGCTTTTGGCAGGAGTGGTAGTATCCTCAAGCGACCCTGACCTGCTACTGGCGCTCTTGAAATATGCAGGAGTGGTGGTCTTGGGGCTCCTTTTAATGATTGTCTTTTACACAATCATTGTATCGGCCTATACCAAGAAGAACCCGTTTTGGTTTTTAAAGGAAATCAGTCCGGCGCAGTTATTGGCCTTTTCCACCAGCTCCAGTGCGGCCACCTTGCCTGTGACTATGGAGCGTGTGGAGGAACATATTGGTGTGGATAAGGAAGTGTCCAGTTTTGTGTTGCCCGTGGGAGCGACCATCAACATGGATGGAACAAGTCTGTATCAAGGGGTAGCAGCTGTTTTTATTTCGCAAGCTCTTGGGTTTGATCTCACTTTTTCTGGGCAGTTGACCATTATTTTAACGGCATTGTTGGCTTCCATTGGTTCTGCGGCAGTTCCTGGTGCGGGAATGGTGATGTTGGTCATCGTTTTGGAATCCATTGGTTTCCCTGCGGATAAATTGGCCATTGGCTTGGCCTTGATTTTTGCGGTGGACCGACCCTTGGACATGTGCCGAACTGTGGTTAACGTTACGGGTGATGCCACTGTTTCCATGATTGTAGCCAAATCGGTTGGAAAATTGGGAGAACCCCATGTAGAGGAGTGGGATGACCATTTGGATGAGCTCAAATAA
- a CDS encoding MFS transporter, with the protein MNTQSWQVKTALLLVSSLTIMSMITVSASLPDMTKSFQDLPNGTDLVKLSLSFPGIFIAISAILAGLFIDRFGRLKLLGASMVLYAIGGTAGYWSDNLYVILAGRALLGTCVGVSMTIVTTLVADYYEGQLRQKFAGLQIAVMSIAGIVFITLGGILADINWKIPFLLYLYSILILPTVYLFLKEPKITKTVHESPTKIKSPSIIWMVFINVMIMWILFFIIPVQIPFYLKSIGIESNTLIGIAIASSTFFSAISAFSYSKIKDRFSFNQVFGAGYVLMALAYLSISYGDSYSAVLLGTILAGLGLGLMIPNANVWVMQLAPPEIRGREIGRLTTFWFTGQFLSPIVLLPFLDFFTQNELFFTLALISFTLGMLFFISQFRSAGKVGALKK; encoded by the coding sequence ATGAACACACAAAGCTGGCAGGTTAAGACCGCTCTACTATTGGTTAGTAGCCTCACCATAATGTCCATGATTACGGTATCCGCCTCCTTGCCGGATATGACAAAATCTTTTCAGGATCTGCCCAATGGTACCGACTTAGTAAAGCTTTCTCTTTCTTTCCCTGGAATTTTTATCGCTATAAGTGCAATCCTTGCAGGCCTTTTTATTGATAGATTTGGTAGGTTGAAGTTGTTGGGCGCCTCCATGGTGCTCTATGCTATTGGTGGAACTGCCGGTTATTGGTCGGACAATCTTTATGTTATTTTGGCCGGAAGGGCGCTGTTGGGTACCTGCGTGGGCGTCAGTATGACCATCGTCACTACCTTGGTCGCCGATTACTATGAAGGCCAGCTTAGGCAAAAATTTGCCGGACTTCAAATAGCGGTGATGTCCATTGCGGGAATCGTATTTATCACCTTAGGGGGAATATTGGCCGATATTAATTGGAAAATACCCTTTCTGCTCTATCTCTATTCAATTTTGATACTACCAACCGTATACCTTTTTCTGAAGGAGCCAAAAATCACAAAAACAGTTCATGAAAGTCCCACCAAGATTAAGTCGCCCTCGATAATCTGGATGGTCTTCATCAATGTGATGATCATGTGGATTCTTTTTTTCATTATCCCAGTACAGATTCCATTTTACCTTAAATCCATAGGAATTGAAAGTAACACCCTTATAGGCATCGCCATCGCATCCAGTACATTTTTCTCGGCAATTTCTGCATTTTCCTATTCCAAAATAAAGGATAGGTTCAGTTTTAATCAGGTCTTTGGCGCAGGATATGTGTTGATGGCCCTGGCTTATTTGAGTATATCCTATGGAGATTCCTATTCCGCAGTGCTGTTGGGAACCATTTTAGCGGGTTTAGGCTTAGGTTTAATGATTCCGAATGCCAATGTTTGGGTCATGCAATTGGCGCCGCCGGAAATTAGGGGAAGGGAAATCGGGAGACTAACAACCTTCTGGTTTACGGGGCAATTCTTATCTCCCATTGTGTTATTGCCATTTTTGGACTTTTTTACTCAAAATGAATTGTTCTTTACCCTGGCCTTGATATCTTTTACCCTTGGAATGCTATTTTTTATCAGCCAGTTTCGGAGTGCTGGAAAAGTAGGTGCTTTAAAAAAGTGA
- a CDS encoding DUF6090 family protein yields MLKFFRKIRQNLLSEGKAGKYLKYAVGEIVLVVIGILIALQINNWNEERKRKENYQATIEQIYNVLELEKQELRSNIKGLNLQQRYADSLYNYSDSLNIEQIPGLLFYMESEPETFTSSIAFPIQNMVVNPKDKSENLLARNLTNYLSQSSSDITTSEKTISTILIKEGLPVPAVNFGYSLLMGTLNDPGYFKKKDWEKAKMLLQTQEIKTGLIQLAQQKDFEKNVFAQLAEMATNSMAQIQNLYPDVRLLYENIGIVGDGTSYKNWSNDVFLSQVDEKNAIWEALVDLNGAGIKIRENKSWNVNWGGATFPKGELEWFGPNIPTEKGKFRLVVNLSEKNYEFIPVAQ; encoded by the coding sequence ATGCTGAAATTCTTTAGAAAAATCCGCCAAAACCTACTTTCCGAAGGAAAAGCGGGCAAATACCTCAAATATGCTGTGGGCGAGATCGTGCTTGTGGTCATTGGGATTTTGATTGCGCTTCAAATCAACAATTGGAATGAGGAACGGAAACGAAAAGAAAACTATCAAGCCACTATTGAGCAGATCTACAATGTGCTGGAATTGGAAAAACAGGAATTACGTTCCAATATTAAGGGGTTGAATTTGCAACAAAGGTATGCAGACAGCCTCTACAATTATTCCGATTCCCTAAACATTGAGCAAATTCCAGGGCTTCTTTTTTATATGGAGTCTGAACCTGAGACCTTTACTTCATCCATAGCCTTTCCTATTCAAAATATGGTTGTCAACCCAAAGGATAAAAGCGAAAACTTACTGGCGCGAAATCTGACCAATTATCTGTCCCAGTCTTCTTCGGATATCACTACAAGTGAAAAGACCATTTCAACAATTTTGATCAAGGAAGGTTTGCCGGTCCCTGCCGTTAATTTTGGGTATTCGCTCTTGATGGGAACGTTGAATGACCCCGGATACTTCAAGAAAAAAGATTGGGAGAAGGCAAAAATGCTACTCCAAACACAAGAAATTAAAACTGGTTTGATTCAACTTGCCCAACAAAAAGACTTTGAAAAAAATGTATTTGCGCAATTGGCTGAAATGGCAACCAATTCCATGGCGCAAATACAAAATCTGTATCCAGATGTTAGGTTGCTCTATGAAAATATTGGAATCGTTGGAGATGGTACATCCTATAAAAACTGGAGCAATGATGTTTTTTTGAGTCAGGTGGACGAAAAGAATGCGATTTGGGAAGCCCTTGTTGACTTGAATGGAGCGGGCATTAAAATCAGGGAAAACAAAAGCTGGAATGTAAACTGGGGAGGAGCCACTTTTCCAAAAGGAGAGCTGGAATGGTTTGGCCCCAATATCCCGACGGAAAAGGGAAAATTTCGACTTGTAGTCAATCTCTCTGAAAAGAATTATGAATTTATTCCTGTAGCCCAATGA